Proteins found in one Candidatus Latescibacterota bacterium genomic segment:
- a CDS encoding WavE lipopolysaccharide synthesis family protein produces MAGLTLDVILQGPIAGDTYKYAQSYLEVPDVKRVIISTWKGQPELQETDRLKVIYSDDLANPGQNNRNRQIFSTQKGLEQCSDFDTLVVKTRTDQHIRGHSWETMKRYFMANYKIEEKFLDGTGPKGAIFAIGLYTKFVFHPQDHLFMGFREDMDALFGLPLDPVLPVNIENPADNVGTYSDWAHQDLRPNAYIGMHYYARFDEHIQHMVDNFQEYIVDEAVCREEALAADKEFRDKIFKVFPPLDVWWGKHHRTYPYEWGAPFSEYHA; encoded by the coding sequence ATGGCAGGATTGACATTAGATGTCATACTACAGGGACCCATAGCAGGGGACACATACAAGTACGCTCAGTCGTACTTAGAGGTGCCGGATGTTAAGCGAGTTATCATCTCGACCTGGAAGGGGCAGCCTGAGTTGCAGGAGACCGATCGCTTAAAGGTGATCTACTCAGACGACCTGGCAAATCCAGGACAGAACAATCGCAACAGACAGATCTTTTCTACTCAAAAAGGATTAGAGCAGTGTTCAGACTTTGATACTCTGGTAGTGAAGACTCGTACCGATCAGCATATCCGTGGGCACAGCTGGGAGACGATGAAGCGTTACTTCATGGCCAACTACAAGATTGAAGAGAAATTTCTAGATGGAACGGGACCTAAAGGCGCTATCTTTGCTATCGGGCTATATACCAAGTTTGTATTTCATCCTCAGGACCACCTGTTCATGGGTTTCCGTGAGGATATGGATGCGCTGTTCGGTTTGCCGTTAGATCCAGTGTTGCCAGTCAACATAGAAAACCCAGCGGACAACGTCGGTACCTATAGTGATTGGGCACACCAAGATCTGCGCCCGAATGCATATATCGGCATGCATTACTATGCGCGGTTCGACGAACATATACAGCACATGGTAGACAACTTTCAAGAATACATAGTGGATGAGGCAGTGTGTAGAGAAGAAGCACTGGCTGCCGACAAGGAGTTTCGAGACAAGATTTTCAAAGTCTTTCCACCGCTTGATGTGTGGTGGGGCAAACATCACCGCACGTATCCCTACGAATGGGGCGCGCCGTTCTCGGAATACCACGCATGA
- a CDS encoding RpiB/LacA/LacB family sugar-phosphate isomerase, which produces MLNLVVPVAGAGSRFKEVGYDMPKQLIMVGDKTNIEWSMSCLKRGPGVRTIFIMREDQRLNFAMDEVLRNKFGADCRVVIVPELTRGAAETVLAAKSFIDNDDPLVIYTPDTYFEPHLRVSEDICGDADGHIVTFKANNPAYSYVAKDPVGRVTTTREKRVISTNAAAGVYAFARGKSFVAAATKMIEEDTRTNGEFYICPVYNELMAQGHFITTSEVPKIHLFGTPEEMDFFVTASTRTMSNAEQRVVLCADHSGYELKERTKELLAEWSISTIDCGTFSFRDCDYSAFVRSACQFVLRDPTLFGMGFCRTGQGVNITANSVPGIRAALVFDEYTAEHAIRHNCANFFSVSSKYTDNVGDIIRAWQQNTFDGGRHQNRLQGSQ; this is translated from the coding sequence ATGCTTAATCTAGTCGTCCCTGTTGCAGGAGCTGGTAGTCGTTTCAAAGAAGTAGGCTACGACATGCCCAAGCAGTTGATTATGGTAGGAGACAAGACCAACATCGAGTGGTCTATGAGCTGTCTCAAACGTGGACCAGGCGTTCGTACAATCTTTATCATGCGAGAAGACCAGCGGCTAAACTTCGCAATGGATGAAGTGCTGAGGAACAAGTTCGGAGCAGATTGCAGAGTGGTTATCGTACCTGAGCTCACTCGTGGAGCAGCTGAGACAGTGTTAGCTGCAAAGAGTTTTATAGACAACGACGATCCTCTAGTCATATACACACCTGATACATATTTTGAGCCGCACCTACGAGTGTCGGAGGATATATGTGGGGATGCGGACGGTCACATAGTAACGTTCAAGGCCAACAACCCTGCGTACAGCTACGTAGCAAAGGACCCTGTTGGTCGAGTGACAACAACGCGCGAAAAGCGTGTGATCAGTACCAACGCTGCAGCTGGTGTGTACGCTTTTGCTAGAGGGAAGTCGTTCGTGGCAGCAGCTACCAAGATGATAGAGGAAGACACTCGTACAAATGGCGAGTTCTACATCTGCCCTGTGTACAATGAGCTAATGGCGCAAGGACACTTCATCACCACTTCGGAGGTACCTAAGATTCACCTGTTCGGTACTCCAGAGGAGATGGACTTCTTTGTGACAGCGAGCACACGTACGATGTCGAACGCAGAGCAGCGTGTGGTACTATGTGCAGATCATTCAGGATACGAGCTCAAGGAACGAACCAAAGAGCTACTAGCCGAGTGGTCCATATCAACCATTGATTGTGGTACGTTCTCGTTCAGAGACTGTGACTACAGTGCATTTGTACGATCAGCCTGTCAGTTTGTGCTTCGTGATCCTACCTTATTCGGGATGGGCTTTTGTCGCACAGGACAAGGAGTGAACATCACAGCTAACAGTGTGCCGGGCATACGAGCAGCACTGGTATTTGATGAGTACACAGCGGAGCATGCTATCCGTCATAACTGTGCAAACTTCTTTAGCGTGTCCTCAAAGTACACAGACAACGTCGGAGATATTATTCGTGCTTGGCAGCAAAATACATTCGACGGCGGGCGCCATCAGAACAGACTGCAGGGGTCTCAGTGA
- a CDS encoding glycosyltransferase, whose protein sequence is MTIGVAFFVKNCLHYTQECLASLQVSSKYHVLVVDDFSSDGTKSFLAETAEAFSGFAADVPAEDRNMQGFSMILDPPVPSLGARWNLAMEYFKDLECEAVLLCNNDIVFHPKTVDVLVERLHAGDEALVTAHNVRDSMQVAMLNGLVLPSLEEASEAPHPDFSCMLLRTAAWEQVGGFSEAFIPCYFEDNHFHTMLKIHDLVAVSTTAAPYIHFGSVSQNQVPGGVCTGARFEANRQKFVEIFGSLPDEIDIPQLRKQFLGEKQEIA, encoded by the coding sequence ATGACCATAGGAGTAGCATTCTTTGTGAAAAACTGTCTTCATTACACACAGGAGTGCTTAGCCTCCTTGCAAGTGAGTAGCAAATATCACGTGCTAGTAGTGGACGATTTCTCTTCCGATGGAACAAAGTCGTTCTTAGCAGAGACAGCCGAAGCGTTTTCAGGTTTTGCAGCTGACGTACCTGCCGAAGATCGAAATATGCAGGGTTTCTCTATGATCTTAGATCCTCCAGTTCCTAGTTTAGGTGCCCGATGGAACCTAGCGATGGAGTATTTCAAGGATCTGGAGTGTGAAGCGGTGCTACTCTGCAACAACGATATTGTGTTCCACCCAAAGACGGTAGATGTCTTGGTTGAACGGTTGCATGCGGGAGACGAAGCGCTGGTCACAGCACACAACGTTCGTGATAGTATGCAAGTAGCGATGTTGAATGGGTTGGTTCTGCCCTCCCTGGAGGAGGCATCAGAGGCACCCCACCCTGATTTTTCTTGTATGTTGTTGCGTACAGCAGCGTGGGAGCAGGTGGGAGGATTCTCAGAAGCGTTTATTCCTTGTTACTTCGAGGATAACCACTTTCACACGATGCTAAAGATACATGACCTAGTTGCAGTTAGCACTACTGCGGCGCCGTATATCCATTTTGGCTCTGTGTCACAAAATCAGGTACCTGGTGGCGTATGCACCGGTGCGCGGTTCGAGGCGAATAGACAGAAGTTTGTGGAGATCTTCGGCTCGTTGCCAGATGAAATAGATATACCTCAGTTACGTAAACAGTTTCTAGGTGAGAAACAGGAGATAGCATGA
- a CDS encoding VWA domain-containing protein, producing the protein MAKRLYSRDGNLCKARKSMGKRTYIGIALDRSGSMQQLLGSTVSGFNEHLETIQSDALKGGTTKMSLVTFGNNTVTTEFLNLDPKKVRSLHKGAYRPSGNTPMYDGVGRLIDELAEFDVEEADVGFLVLVISDGQENASRLWNQPGIANRINALKNTGRWTFAYVGANQNLFEVTQFFGQNNVLSWEYTPKGTEYVYDVMCTSTSAYLGARAAGETSKSCYFSPTITGDSIVTDATTITNVGVDKQT; encoded by the coding sequence ATGGCTAAGAGACTATATAGTAGAGACGGAAATCTGTGTAAAGCTCGTAAGAGCATGGGCAAGCGCACGTACATCGGCATCGCGCTAGACCGAAGTGGATCTATGCAGCAGTTGTTGGGCTCCACTGTGAGTGGGTTTAACGAGCATCTGGAGACGATACAATCAGACGCTCTCAAAGGTGGAACTACCAAGATGTCGTTGGTGACGTTCGGTAACAACACTGTAACCACTGAGTTTTTGAATCTCGATCCGAAGAAAGTTCGCTCACTACACAAAGGTGCTTATCGTCCTAGCGGCAATACACCGATGTACGATGGAGTAGGAAGGCTTATAGACGAGCTAGCAGAGTTCGACGTGGAGGAAGCTGATGTAGGTTTCTTGGTGTTGGTTATTAGCGACGGTCAAGAGAATGCTTCTAGATTGTGGAATCAGCCTGGCATTGCGAATCGCATCAATGCACTCAAAAATACAGGTCGATGGACGTTTGCTTATGTTGGAGCTAATCAAAATCTGTTCGAGGTAACGCAGTTCTTCGGTCAGAACAACGTGTTGAGTTGGGAATACACGCCCAAAGGTACTGAATATGTGTATGATGTTATGTGCACAAGTACATCAGCATATTTAGGTGCTAGAGCGGCCGGTGAGACGTCTAAGTCGTGCTATTTTTCGCCCACTATCACAGGCGACTCTATAGTAACAGACGCAACAACGATTACCAATGTAGGGGTTGACAAACAGACCTAA
- a CDS encoding glycosyltransferase family 4 protein, which produces MAKLKLGIVADAGSPTGFSTVTHNIAWALQESGEYDIEILGINFDGKPNEWSKKLSMWPARLGGDFLGIGYVSQFYEEVKPDVLFLFQDFWNISQYLPRLPQNAPGVVAYYPVDAPNIKGQYMLGMGATTATACYTEFGVQESMRAAKEAWKTVQEQAAQSDLDLLNFITVEIGGMNDKVGDKVGGGQVIVPVKRLRQLCKPEGYTVIPHGVDVSIFHPVPTADAREKLKIQKDWFVVGNVNRNQSRKRQDLTIRAFAKFAEDKPDARLILHCVRNDPRGWDLHQLGVYYGVDDKIIMTHALFDGARATEEELNYIYNSFDVQINTCGGEGWGLTNFEGAACGTAQIVPDWSATKEIWEGTGLLIDVAEVRHEMSMINTMQAVIDSSHAASLLNELYEDRLKLAKVGADCLAVTQRPEYKWENVGKQFDKLFKASAGKPPKSGEVALTHDGVQKLKNAKKMQFS; this is translated from the coding sequence ATGGCGAAGTTGAAGCTAGGAATAGTGGCGGATGCAGGATCGCCGACAGGATTTTCAACAGTCACACATAACATAGCGTGGGCACTGCAAGAATCCGGTGAGTACGACATAGAAATTTTAGGAATCAACTTCGACGGCAAACCAAATGAATGGTCAAAGAAGTTGTCAATGTGGCCAGCACGTTTGGGCGGAGACTTTCTTGGAATAGGCTATGTCAGTCAGTTCTACGAAGAAGTGAAACCGGACGTGTTGTTTTTGTTTCAAGACTTTTGGAACATTTCACAATATCTACCGAGACTTCCTCAGAACGCTCCAGGTGTAGTTGCATATTACCCAGTAGATGCGCCGAATATTAAAGGACAGTACATGCTAGGTATGGGCGCTACAACAGCGACAGCATGCTACACAGAGTTCGGCGTACAAGAGTCAATGAGGGCAGCTAAAGAAGCCTGGAAGACAGTGCAGGAGCAGGCTGCTCAATCTGATTTGGATCTGCTGAACTTCATAACTGTGGAGATCGGCGGAATGAATGATAAAGTTGGTGACAAAGTTGGTGGAGGCCAGGTGATTGTGCCGGTGAAACGATTACGTCAGCTGTGCAAACCAGAAGGATACACGGTCATACCTCACGGAGTGGACGTATCAATTTTCCACCCAGTGCCGACAGCTGACGCTAGAGAGAAATTGAAGATACAAAAAGATTGGTTTGTTGTGGGCAATGTAAACCGCAACCAGTCCCGGAAACGTCAAGATCTGACTATCAGAGCTTTTGCTAAATTTGCGGAAGACAAACCTGATGCCCGATTGATCTTACATTGTGTGCGAAATGATCCTCGCGGATGGGATCTACATCAATTAGGCGTATACTACGGTGTGGATGATAAGATTATAATGACGCATGCGTTGTTCGATGGTGCACGGGCCACAGAAGAAGAGCTTAACTATATCTACAACAGCTTTGATGTTCAGATTAATACGTGTGGTGGTGAGGGTTGGGGATTGACGAACTTCGAAGGCGCAGCTTGCGGAACAGCACAGATCGTACCGGATTGGTCAGCAACAAAAGAGATCTGGGAAGGTACCGGCCTGCTGATTGATGTTGCTGAAGTGCGACATGAGATGTCGATGATCAACACCATGCAAGCAGTGATCGACTCTTCGCATGCTGCTTCGTTGTTGAATGAGCTGTACGAAGATAGGCTCAAACTTGCGAAGGTCGGAGCGGATTGTTTGGCTGTTACGCAGAGACCTGAATACAAATGGGAGAATGTAGGTAAGCAGTTTGATAAGCTGTTCAAAGCCTCAGCAGGAAAGCCGCCCAAGTCTGGTGAGGTAGCCTTAACTCATGACGGCGTACAGAAGTTGAAGAACGCTAAGAAAATGCAGTTTTCATAG
- a CDS encoding DUF5320 domain-containing protein translates to MPKKDGTGPEGKGPKTGRKEGNCKGASNKGRGLGKGRRQGRKS, encoded by the coding sequence ATGCCCAAGAAAGACGGAACAGGTCCAGAAGGAAAGGGCCCAAAGACCGGAAGAAAAGAAGGAAACTGTAAAGGCGCTAGTAATAAAGGACGAGGCCTAGGAAAAGGTCGCAGACAGGGACGCAAATCCTAA
- a CDS encoding HNH endonuclease, which produces MSRSTLVLNSAYQPLGVITPEEAIALVYQEKAWVWVEDDSRPYRSVHQTINAPLVAILYHYVKPDSLQFKSEKLANPNLFRRDNHRCQYCGRYKSDLESWEKLTRDHIIPRDRGGPDVWTNVTTACSTCNHDKNNRTPAEAGLKLLTRPTAPSTWVIRGKNKLSAEQLQLAEEILGMHA; this is translated from the coding sequence ATGTCCAGGAGTACTTTAGTACTAAATTCGGCGTACCAACCTCTAGGGGTAATCACACCTGAAGAAGCTATCGCGTTGGTGTACCAAGAAAAGGCGTGGGTGTGGGTGGAAGATGACTCAAGACCTTATCGTTCGGTGCACCAAACCATTAACGCTCCTCTAGTAGCAATACTGTACCACTACGTCAAGCCTGACAGTCTTCAGTTCAAGTCAGAGAAGCTGGCCAACCCGAACCTCTTCCGAAGAGACAACCATCGCTGCCAGTACTGCGGCAGGTATAAGTCTGATCTCGAGAGTTGGGAAAAACTGACCAGGGACCACATAATCCCGCGCGATCGTGGAGGTCCTGACGTCTGGACTAACGTAACTACTGCTTGTTCAACGTGTAATCACGACAAAAACAACCGTACCCCAGCCGAGGCCGGTTTGAAACTACTAACACGACCGACCGCACCATCAACGTGGGTCATTCGGGGCAAGAATAAGCTATCTGCGGAGCAGCTACAGCTGGCTGAGGAAATATTGGGTATGCATGCATAG